In Falco cherrug isolate bFalChe1 chromosome 19, bFalChe1.pri, whole genome shotgun sequence, the genomic stretch AAAAATACGTCTGAGATGCAAACAATCCCCTGGAAGCAAATAATCCCCCCTAATTTAGAAGATTTTTATCATGATGAGCATCACCAGCTCTATGGCATTGTACATGTAGTAGTAGCAATTGGTATCACTGTTTTTCAGTGGGTTGTTTTTATTAGTTGATGATTATTATAATTGTAGTGATAATAAGTTTTCCTAATGATAGTAACACACAGCATTGTTATTGCTAATAGTCACCCAGTGATGGGCTTTTGGAAGAATAAAATGCCTTACTGCAATCATAGACAGAAGTAGGGGTGGTcaggaaaatgcagtttctttacAGTCATTTAAATATATGCCTTAATCTACAAACaatgttgaaatgaaaaaacatttttgatcaGAGTACTTTTCATATGTCAGTGGTTCCAGTACCTGTTGTGCTCAAAATAATCCTGTTAAAAACTCTGAAAACTCCCTGAAAGTGATGTTCTCTGCAGCAGGGAATCATAGCATCATTTaagttgggaaagacctttaagatcctCAAGCCCAACCCTTAAGCTAGCACTGAAGCGTGATGGTTTCTCCTACGACTCTTGCCAGTGAGGCAAAGTAAGGCATTTCACAGTGGTTTCAGGAGGAAAGTGTGGACCTCCGGATGGTGCCGCCTGGTCCCTTCCCCAGGGATACAGTCTCGGCTAGACTCGCTTTTGTGCTGCGTGCACAGGGGCTGCCAGGATGAGGTTTCACTCTCAGAGCTGCCCTGCCAGGCGTTTTGTCAGTAGATCTTTGAGCGACTGTaacaaaaccaggacactatGGCTCGGTATGACTGTTGCATGAGACTGGAGGCTGCTTTAAATGGGTGTAATTCTCCTAACTCCATGAAACTTGACCAGTTAACACCAGCTGAGATTTTGCCTTGATagcttctcctttcctgctgTGGTTTCACCAAATACTTCGAAACAATCCTGttgcatttcctcttttctttccttgaagaTGCCTACACAACAGTAGGAAGCTGGGACTGCAAGGCTGGTAGAGGCAACAAAGCTGATGCTACAGTAGCAAGCTCAGAGCCCCTAATTGCACACTGCCAGCCCAGCAGGTCCCTGTGGGACCATGAATAGGCAGGCAGGTCGTACGTGCTGAGCTCCGCGCTGCCACAAACCTCTCCTTACCCTCAGATAGTTAATTTAACCTCAGCTTGGGTTTGCCCGCATGAACTGCAGCCACACCTGAGCATGACAGCATGGACACACCTTTAATTTTGGCTTGCCTTTCATCTCTGGTGCTTGGGAGTTGCAGGACATAAGCTTGCAAGGACATCCCAGTGGGGACACAGGACGTTTCCGGGAAGTAAGGCAGAGAGTCGTAATGTCACTTCTCCTTGGTGAAATGCTTTGATGGACACTTAGCTGGTATTTGAAGGGCAGGATGAAAGCTCCCCGGTTTGCCTGGCTCCGATACCTGATCATTTCTGGGCTCTTAAGAGAAGGGTGTGGGGGCAGAAGCTAAGAACAGACTCCTCTCCTCACCTGGGTAATCACAGCCCGGTCCTGAGTCACTGAGAGCCTCTGACCTTCAAGAGAGCTAGGGTGTGGGCTCCTCATGTTGAGGTGCCTGGGGGGAAACTCTGAGTCCTGCATCACAAAAAAATAGCCAATGCCTATGTGAActctctgtatttttcctgcttctttcagGCATAAGTGCCTTGTGTGACCATGCACTATTATGGGGAGCGGTATAAACACCTCTACCTGCCAGGATCGAGCTGTGTCACCGAAAGCATCCAGCAATGCATGCCCCAGTCTGATGGGTACAGTACCACGTGCCACCCAGTGAGCGTGATCAAGAGCCCGATGCCAAGATGGCAAAGCTACACGCAACCTCTCACTTACGTGTGCTCACAGCCAAGCGTGCCCCAGCCACCTCTGCTGTCCTGTCAGCCCTACGTGCAGCGGTGTGTCCTGCTGTACCCCGAGCCTTGTGAGACCACTCGCCTTCTGCCCTGCAGAAAGCCCAGCCTGAAGCTAAGCCCGGGACAGAGTTTCCAGCCCTGTGACACCAGCTACCCTGAGAAAAAACGCATGGCCAAGAGCCTCCCACCATGCGCACCCAGGTGCCCGGAGCCGAGCAAACTCAAGTTCCCACCATGTGGGATCAAGTACTCGTCCTCATGCAAGGATGAATGCAGGTCACAGAAGATATCCAAGTGCTCATCGCAGCGGTATGGTGCTGAGCTCCGGTCCTTGCAGGGGATGACGGGCTATTCTCCACCACTGCGGGGAGTCACCGAGTGCCCCCCGCAGCAGTGCATAACGCAGTCTTTTCTGCAGGAGTGTGTGAACGGGTTCCCCCAGCAGAAGTGCATGAAGGGCTACCCGACGCAGGAGTGCGTCACCACCTACACCTCGCAGCAGCGTGTCACCAAGTGCCAGCCGCAGCCACACATGCCCAAGTGCCCCCCTGGGCAGGCAATAAAGGAGTGCTCCTCGCAGCAACACGCAGTCAAATGCTCACTGCCGCAGGAGGCAGCCAAGCACAAGAGCTCATCCACGCAGCACCTAAGCAAGTCCAAGTGCCTCTACCCACGGGCCACCCAGCACTCGACGCAGCATCACTCAGGGGGAGTGAAACGTTCGAGCCACTCCAAGAAGAGCCGCTGTGTTTCAAAATGTCTGTGCTAAAGGAGATAAAGAAGTAGTTGTGAGAGCAGCAAGCTATGTAGCTGAGGTCTGAGGTTATTTTTCTCCCCCGATTCCCATTCCTAACCCTCAGAGAAGCTTTGGCTTTATTTTACCCCCTTATTGTACCCATATTAAACTCATAGAGTGCATTGCCACACTTATTCCTGTAACAGAAAAGATTTAGTGACAAGTTAAGTAACTCTGAGCAGGTGCTCAGGCTTTGACTTCAAACCGACTGTAACTCTGTTATGGTGTTCACACCCTGAGAGGTTTTTACTGTTACTGGATCAATTATATTCACTGGTTGTACCAGTGGTATTAAACAGGTTGCAGCTGGATTCCTGCTCTCTGTCTGacttctttcccatttttaaaaactctttctAATACCTACTAATATAAAAAACTATTCCCTGTTGTTACACCACTCCTTTGGGTAAAATAATAGCAGTAATCATGTTTTTAGGACTAGAATTACCATCTGTGGGTAAATCTTTTGTGTTCAAAAGTTACCCAGAGACAtaggaaaagaagcagcacagggcGGTATTTAGAAGGCAGCTTGGCTAAAGTAATGAGACTCAAACCTCAGACAGGAGTTTATTGTCTATCCAGCCTTAGCTCGGTCGCACCAGCCTCGCACAGAGCACGGCCAACTGCATGTGGGTCACGCAGGAGAGCTTTTACTCCTGCACCCTGGGAGCAGGGCAAGCTGCCCCTAGtgtcccctgtgctgcagttttgtCCCTGCACAATCCACTGCTGAGCAGATTATAAAATAGGTTGTATGGGATAGTCCCTGGcacaggaggagggagagaggatgCTGCACAaggtttcttctgctgctgtgatcCTGGGCTGGCCCTGTCTGCATAAGATGGGTGATCAGCATCAATAATCTGTGGTTATAAAATTGCAAACAGCCCTGTCATGTCCATCTCACCCCAGGGCACCTACATGTCCAAGATCATCCCCAACTCCATCCTGGAactttcagttttccagctgtTCCTTAATGGTAACATTTTCCTGGATAGCACAAAACAGTTACCGTGCTTGGTCAATATTTTGATTTCCTagtatctctctctctctctctaagGGGCAAAGTTCTAAAGCAGGTGTCTTTGCCACAGTCCCTCCCAGGAGGTGCTCCTGGGGCAGCAGAAGCTCTCTGCCACCATCTAAAGGTGCAGTGGGAGACCTGGCAGCTCCTCTCATcactgctttgctctgctcagccagctccctgggcaAATCCCAGAGGGAAAACCATCCCCTGTCTCCTTGGCTTCCTTTGCAGCACCCCAAACAGACCAAGCAGGATTTCTAGagacttctttttctaataaaGTGATAGATTTGCCTGTAGAAACAGAGACCAATGCTATCAGCAGTCCTCCAGGATTCGGAGAAATCTTGCTCCTGAGAGAGATTTAACTCTAACTTCTAGTAAACCACAAACTGTgggaaattaaatgaaaaagagaggaaaggccTGAACAAGGAGCTCCCTCCTGACTACCACACAAGAGATCAGTCCCTTTCTTACAGTGGGTCTATCAAAAACCAGGCTCTTCTCTGTCCTTGCTTACCCTGGGCACCAGCATGCTCAGGACAGGCGGCGAGGCCTGGTTGTCTGCAGCCATTAGAGGGAGACGGAGGTTCACAATTAAGGCACAAGGGTGGCACAGCCCAGGGGAAGCTCTCCCACCTGCATTTATCCCACTTGCATGGTTTAAAAGGCTCTGCTGGCCTCAGTCACTCCTGGTCCCGAAAGGATCCTGACTTCCCTTCAGTGAGCATGGGGAAGATGACATTAAccagcagaaaagcatttccttgTAGAAACTGGAACTTCTGagcttctgtttctgtggttttggtcCTGATAAAGGGGTCACTTTGAAATAATCTCAAAGCAACCGCGAAATGGTGCCTGAACTTCTACTGGCTCTCTGCAAGAGGATGGTTTTTGTGCTCTCTtgttccctctctcctcctgctaTCTGCTCCGGCAGCAGACCCTGCTCTCCCTCATCGAACGGATTATCAGGTGGGATCTGCTGCTGGAAAGGTCACCAGTGCTGCCAAACACCCAGACCTGGTGGCCCAAAAGGTGACGTGAGGCGATGCTGCATCCCTGTGGTAGCAAGAGCCAActgcaggctgggctgcctgAACCAgagcgtggccagcagcaggagaaaagttTTGATTCCTCCCCAAGCTGGCAGTCAAGGGGCCACATCCAGACCCCCCATGGCTGGTTCTGAGTGCTCAGCACAAAAACAATGGACAGCCAGGAGCGGGTCTGATGGAAGCTGCAGGTGCTCAGGGCACAGGAAGGGAGGCTGGGAGAGCAAGGTGTCTTTGccctggagaagaaaacactgaagggACAGTTTATTCCTACCTTCACCCACCAAATGAGTGTTTAGAGCAAAGACGGGCTCCAGTCCAGGTGGGCAGTGATGGGGTGGGCtacaaagcagcttttctggggGGATTTTGCACAGCCTTCCCATGCCACCACTGCCCAAAGTGATTCTAgtgcagcatcccccagccagACAAACTCCACATTGCCCATGTTTATTGAGAGGCCTGAGATGTTTTAAGGTTGTGTTTCTACTCCCCTTTCCAAAGGTCTTTGTGCAGAAGGCATAACAGCTCCTAGAAAGAAGACTGGGAGGTTTAAATGAGTTCCCAGTTTGGGGTATTGGATGCTCTGCAGGTAAACTGGCATAGAAACAggaatttccatttttctaGACACTTCTGTCTGTTTTAAGGGAGAAGCGTACAGTCAGAAATTGGTTCAGAAGTCACCAAGACATCCACCAGCTACTTGAAATTGTCAAAGAATATGAAATATGATTTTTCCACATGAATTGCCAGCTATCTCTAGTAACAGAGATCTAGAACAGCAGCGCAGCAGGGTTAGCCTCCATCATGAGCCATGGATGTGGGGCTGACTTTGTGGATAACCTT encodes the following:
- the LOC106630841 gene encoding uncharacterized protein LOC106630841, which encodes MHYYGERYKHLYLPGSSCVTESIQQCMPQSDGYSTTCHPVSVIKSPMPRWQSYTQPLTYVCSQPSVPQPPLLSCQPYVQRCVLLYPEPCETTRLLPCRKPSLKLSPGQSFQPCDTSYPEKKRMAKSLPPCAPRCPEPSKLKFPPCGIKYSSSCKDECRSQKISKCSSQRYGAELRSLQGMTGYSPPLRGVTECPPQQCITQSFLQECVNGFPQQKCMKGYPTQECVTTYTSQQRVTKCQPQPHMPKCPPGQAIKECSSQQHAVKCSLPQEAAKHKSSSTQHLSKSKCLYPRATQHSTQHHSGGVKRSSHSKKSRCVSKCLC